Proteins from one Cicer arietinum cultivar CDC Frontier isolate Library 1 chromosome 3, Cicar.CDCFrontier_v2.0, whole genome shotgun sequence genomic window:
- the LOC101490456 gene encoding uncharacterized protein gives MALSNLRRLTTQTKSHLSSLSYLTQSPISRLTSTQKVSDRIVRLSAIDFEGKKHDVLGLTGQTLLRALVNTGLIDPDSHRLEEIDACSAHCEINIAQEWLDKLPPRTYDEEYVLKHNSRLRVLNKHSRLGCQVLLNHDLQGMVVALPEPKPWDTS, from the coding sequence ATGGCGTTATCAAATCTCCGAAGACTAACCACCCAAACCAAAAGCCACCTCTCCTCCCTTTCCTACCTCACTCAATCCCCAATCTCCCGCCTCACCTCAACCCAAAAAGTCTCTGACCGCATCGTCCGTCTCTCCGCAATCGACTTCGAAGGCAAAAAACATGACGTCCTGGGCCTAACGGGCCAAACCCTCTTGAGAGCCCTAGTCAACACGGGCTTAATCGACCCTGATTCTCACCGTCTCGAAGAGATCGACGCTTGTTCAGCTCACTGCGAAATCAACATCGCTCAAGAATGGCTTGATAAGCTTCCACCTAGGACTTACGACGAAGAATATGTTCTTAAACATAATTCCAGGCTTAGGGTTCTTAATAAGCATTCCAGACTTGGTTGTCAGGTTCTTCTTAATCACGATCTTCAAGGTATGGTTGTTGCACTCCCTGAACCCAAACCATGGGACACTTCCTAg
- the LOC140919789 gene encoding uncharacterized protein, producing CGLTGQTLLRALVNTGLIDPDSHRLEEIDACSAHCEINIAQEWLDKLPPRTYDEEYVLKHNSRLRVLNKHSRLGCQVLLNHDLQGMVVALPEPKPWDTS from the coding sequence TGTGGCCTAACGGGCCAAACCCTCTTGAGAGCCCTAGTCAACACGGGCTTAATCGACCCTGATTCTCACCGTCTCGAAGAGATCGACGCTTGTTCAGCTCACTGCGAAATCAACATCGCTCAAGAATGGCTTGATAAGCTTCCACCTAGGACTTACGACGAAGAATATGTTCTTAAACATAATTCCAGGCTTAGGGTTCTTAATAAGCATTCCAGACTTGGTTGTCAGGTTCTTCTTAATCACGATCTTCAAGGTATGGTTGTTGCACTCCCTGAACCCAAACCATGGGACACTTCCTAg
- the LOC101489905 gene encoding uncharacterized protein isoform X2, with protein sequence MDELEQSPKEYYPNQQNGTTRTSSMSSSSTTSVHVTALDGLVNVNSLFTIAVFVGLSLTTPGQRSLENRSSCDAGVDVAKKLLVFEVVSFSFFLFSSLVAQGLKLALNLLNSKDVDEAFRAHINLKALRLGMLGSALGSVMGCLFLMLSMVNVIEIRLGMLSCGSKSAAHAVTVMVILVSSALLLYISTAIYAFTH encoded by the exons ATGGACGA ATTAGAGCAATCTCCAAAGGAATATTACCCAAACCAACAAAACGGCACCACACGAACGTCGTCTATGTCATCCTCCTCAACAACAAGCGTCCACGTAACAGCCCTAGACGGACTAGTAAACGTCAACTCCCTTTTCACAATCGCCGTATTCGTCGGCCTGTCGTTAACAACACCAGGCCAACGCAGCCTCGAAAATCGTTCCTCATGCGACGCTGGTGTCGACGTGGCAAAGAAGCTTCTAGTCTTCGAAGTAGTTTCATTCAgtttcttcctcttttcttcATTAGTAGCACAAGGTCTCAAACTTGCTCTCAATCTTTTGAACAGTAAGGATGTTGATGAGGCTTTTCGAGCTCATATTAATCTTAAGGCACTTAGGCTTGGGATGTTGGGCTCCGCATTGGGCTCTGTTATGGGCTGCTTGTTTCTTATGCTTTCAATGGTGAATGTTATTGAGATCAGGTTGGGGATGTTGTCTTGTGGGAGTAAATCTGCTGCTCATGCTGTTACTGTTATGGTTATTTTGGTTTCTTCTGCTCTTTTGCTTTATATCTCTACTGCTATTTATGCTTTTACTCActga
- the LOC101489905 gene encoding uncharacterized protein isoform X1 codes for MDESYITRLEQSPKEYYPNQQNGTTRTSSMSSSSTTSVHVTALDGLVNVNSLFTIAVFVGLSLTTPGQRSLENRSSCDAGVDVAKKLLVFEVVSFSFFLFSSLVAQGLKLALNLLNSKDVDEAFRAHINLKALRLGMLGSALGSVMGCLFLMLSMVNVIEIRLGMLSCGSKSAAHAVTVMVILVSSALLLYISTAIYAFTH; via the exons ATGGACGA ATCTTACATTACCAGATTAGAGCAATCTCCAAAGGAATATTACCCAAACCAACAAAACGGCACCACACGAACGTCGTCTATGTCATCCTCCTCAACAACAAGCGTCCACGTAACAGCCCTAGACGGACTAGTAAACGTCAACTCCCTTTTCACAATCGCCGTATTCGTCGGCCTGTCGTTAACAACACCAGGCCAACGCAGCCTCGAAAATCGTTCCTCATGCGACGCTGGTGTCGACGTGGCAAAGAAGCTTCTAGTCTTCGAAGTAGTTTCATTCAgtttcttcctcttttcttcATTAGTAGCACAAGGTCTCAAACTTGCTCTCAATCTTTTGAACAGTAAGGATGTTGATGAGGCTTTTCGAGCTCATATTAATCTTAAGGCACTTAGGCTTGGGATGTTGGGCTCCGCATTGGGCTCTGTTATGGGCTGCTTGTTTCTTATGCTTTCAATGGTGAATGTTATTGAGATCAGGTTGGGGATGTTGTCTTGTGGGAGTAAATCTGCTGCTCATGCTGTTACTGTTATGGTTATTTTGGTTTCTTCTGCTCTTTTGCTTTATATCTCTACTGCTATTTATGCTTTTACTCActga